A single genomic interval of Mustela nigripes isolate SB6536 chromosome 7, MUSNIG.SB6536, whole genome shotgun sequence harbors:
- the DEFB127 gene encoding beta-defensin 127: MKLLLIIAILLFQKSKVAEQLKRCWGEYIQGYCRKICRISEIRQVLCENGRYCCLNIVELEARRKITKPPPPKPRTYAMTFPQYDDTLIEDYLRPKANST; the protein is encoded by the exons ATGAAGCTCCTCCTGATCATTGCAATTCTGCTGTTCCAGAAGTCCAAAG TAGCTGAACAACTTAAGAGATGCTGGGGTGAATATATACAAGGATATTGCAGGAAAATATGCAGAataagtgaaatacgtcaagtACTATGTGAAAATGGAAGATATTGTTGCCTCAATATCGTGGAATTGGAAGCACGTAGAAAAATTACAAAGCCACCTCCTCCAAAGCCAAGAACATATGCAATGACTTTCCCTCAATATGATGATACACTTATAGAAGATTATCTAAGACCCAAGGCAAATTCTACATAA